One segment of Salvelinus alpinus chromosome 1, SLU_Salpinus.1, whole genome shotgun sequence DNA contains the following:
- the LOC139531078 gene encoding NADPH--cytochrome P450 reductase-like isoform X1 encodes MEDMEVERVAPEGPDVAPVEEEPLFTNLDIFLFSLIVGLLIYWFLSRKKTEDTVPEFKRLTPVVTPQRETSFIEKMKKTNRNMVVFYGSQTGTAEEFCGRLAKDAQRYGMRGMSADPEEYDMSELPRLAEIDNSLAVFCMATYGEGDPTDNAQDFYDWMQENDEDLKGVNFAVFGLGNKTYEHFNAMGKYTDKRLEELGGKRIYDLGMGDDDGNLEEDFVSWKEQFWPAVCEHFGVEATGDDTSIRQYELVVPTDINMNKVYTGEMGRLKSFETQKPPFDAKNPYLATVAVNRQLNQAGDRHLMHLELDISGSKIRYDSGDHVAVYPVNDVSIVNRIGQILDADLDTVISLNNLDEESNKKHPFPCPTTYRTALTHYLDITNPPRTNVLFELAQYATDPKDQDTLRKMASASPEGKGLYQSWVLDAQRNILAVLEDMPSLHPTIDHLCELLPRLQARYYSIASSGKVYPTMVSICAVVVEFQTSTGRTFKGVATNWLKNKVVVTDNGHKATVPMYVRKSQFRLPFKASNPVVMIGPGTGIAPFMGFLQERGWMKEQGKDVGETILYFGCRRRNEDFLYQQELEEFEKAGVLTQLNVAFSRDQEGKVYVQHLLKKNKEHLWKLIHIDNAHLYICGDARNMARDVQNTFYDIAEEVGGLTHTQAVAYIKKLMTKGRYSLDVWS; translated from the exons ATGGAGGACATGGAGGTAGAGCGTGTAGCCCCGGAAGGCCCTGACGTGGCCCCTGTGGAGGAGGAACCTCTCTTCACTAACTTGGACATATTCCTTTTTTCTCTCATTGTTGGCCTACTCATCTACTGGTTCCTTTCTCGCAAGAAGACTGAGGACACCGTCCCAGAGTTCAAGAGGCTCACCCCTGT AGTCACTCCGCAGCGAGAAACCAGCTTTATTGAAAAAATGAAGAAAACG AACAGGAACATGGTGGTTTTCTACGGCTCTCAGACGGGCACGGCGGAGGAGTTCTGCGGCCGACTGGCCAAAGACGCCCAGCGCTACGGAATGAGAGGCATGTCAGCTGACCCCGAGGAATATGACATG TCGGAGCTGCCTCGTCTTGCGGAGATCGACAACTCCCTGGCTGTGTTCTGCATGGCCACCTATGGGGAGGGGGATCCTACAGACAACGCTCAGGACTTTTACGACTGGATGCAGGAGAACGACGAGGACCTGAAAGGAGTCAACTTCGCG GTGTTTGGCTTGGGGAATAAAACATATGAGCACTTCAATGCAATGGGAAAGTATACCGACAAGAGACTAGAAGAGCTGGGTGGCAAGAGGATCTATGACCTGGGAATGGGAGACGACGATGGCAA CCTTGAGGAAGACTTTGTATCATGGAAGGAGCAGTTCTGGCCTGCTGTGTGTGAGCACTTTGGGGTGGAGGCCACAGGAGATGACACCAg CATCCGGCAGTACGAGTTGGTGGTTCCAACTGACATCAACATGAATAAGGTGTACACTGGGGAGATGGGTCGCCTCAAGAGCTTTGAGACCCAGAAACC GCCTTTTGATGCGAAGAACCCCTACTTGGCCACAGTGGCTGTCAACCGCCAGCTGAACCAAGCCGGCGACCGCCATCTGATGCATCTAGAGCTGGACATCTCAGGCTCCAAAATCAG ATATGACTCTGGAGACCACGTTGCTGTTTACCCCGTTAATGACGTGTCAATAGTGAACAGAATAGGCCAAATCCTGGATGCCGACCTGGACACTGTTATCTCTCTCAACAACCTCGACG AGGAGTCCAATAAGAAGCACCCGTTCCCGTGTCCGACCACATACCGCACAGCTCTGACCCACTACCTGGACATCACCAACCCCCCTCGCACCAACGTACTGTTTGAGCTGGCCCAGTATGCCACCGACCCCAAGGACCAGGACACCCTGCGCAAGATGGCCTCCGCCTCCCCCGAGGGCAAG GGTCTGTACCAGAGCTGGGTGCTGGATGCTCAGAGGAACATCCTGGCTGTGTTGGAGGACATGCCGTCCCTCCACCCTACCATAGACCACCTGTGTGAGCTGCTGCCCCGCCTACAGGCTCGCTACTACTCCATCGCCTCCTCCGGCAAG GTGTATCCCACCATGGTGAGCATCTGTGCGGTGGTGGTGGAGTTCCAGACCAGCACAGGGCGGACCTTCAAGGGTGTGGCCACCAACTGGCTGAAGAACAAGGTTGTGGTGACGGACAACGGCCACAAGGCCACTGTGCCCATGTACGTCCGCAAGTCCCAGTTCCGGCTTCCCTTCAAGGCCAGCAACCCGGTGGTGATGATCGGGCCCGGCACGGGCATCGCCCCCTTCATGGGCTTCCTCCAGGAGAGAGGCTGGATGAAGGAGCAGG GGAAGGATGTCGGCGAGACGATACTGTACTTCGGCTGTCGCCGCAGAAACGAGGACTTCCTGTACCAGCAGGAACTGGAGGAGTTTGAGAAGGCGGGCGTGCTGACTCAGCTCAACGTGGCCTTTTCCAGAGACCAAGAGGGGAAG GTGTACGTACAGCATCTCCTGAAGAAGAACAAAGAACATCTGTGGAAGCTGATCCATATTGACAATGCTCACCTCTACATTTGCGG GGATGCTCGGAACATGGCGCGGGACGTGCAGAACACCTTCTATGACATAGCTGAAGAGGTCGgaggcctcacacacacacaggctgtggCCTACATCAAGAAGCTGATGACCAAGGGACGCTACTCTCTGGATGTGTGGAGCTAA
- the LOC139531078 gene encoding NADPH--cytochrome P450 reductase-like isoform X2, with protein sequence MGCVFSLPKERQAAAARVTPQRETSFIEKMKKTNRNMVVFYGSQTGTAEEFCGRLAKDAQRYGMRGMSADPEEYDMSELPRLAEIDNSLAVFCMATYGEGDPTDNAQDFYDWMQENDEDLKGVNFAVFGLGNKTYEHFNAMGKYTDKRLEELGGKRIYDLGMGDDDGNLEEDFVSWKEQFWPAVCEHFGVEATGDDTSIRQYELVVPTDINMNKVYTGEMGRLKSFETQKPPFDAKNPYLATVAVNRQLNQAGDRHLMHLELDISGSKIRYDSGDHVAVYPVNDVSIVNRIGQILDADLDTVISLNNLDEESNKKHPFPCPTTYRTALTHYLDITNPPRTNVLFELAQYATDPKDQDTLRKMASASPEGKGLYQSWVLDAQRNILAVLEDMPSLHPTIDHLCELLPRLQARYYSIASSGKVYPTMVSICAVVVEFQTSTGRTFKGVATNWLKNKVVVTDNGHKATVPMYVRKSQFRLPFKASNPVVMIGPGTGIAPFMGFLQERGWMKEQGKDVGETILYFGCRRRNEDFLYQQELEEFEKAGVLTQLNVAFSRDQEGKVYVQHLLKKNKEHLWKLIHIDNAHLYICGDARNMARDVQNTFYDIAEEVGGLTHTQAVAYIKKLMTKGRYSLDVWS encoded by the exons ATGGGATGTGTGTTCTCTCTGCCCAAAGAGAGACAGGCAGCGGCAGccag AGTCACTCCGCAGCGAGAAACCAGCTTTATTGAAAAAATGAAGAAAACG AACAGGAACATGGTGGTTTTCTACGGCTCTCAGACGGGCACGGCGGAGGAGTTCTGCGGCCGACTGGCCAAAGACGCCCAGCGCTACGGAATGAGAGGCATGTCAGCTGACCCCGAGGAATATGACATG TCGGAGCTGCCTCGTCTTGCGGAGATCGACAACTCCCTGGCTGTGTTCTGCATGGCCACCTATGGGGAGGGGGATCCTACAGACAACGCTCAGGACTTTTACGACTGGATGCAGGAGAACGACGAGGACCTGAAAGGAGTCAACTTCGCG GTGTTTGGCTTGGGGAATAAAACATATGAGCACTTCAATGCAATGGGAAAGTATACCGACAAGAGACTAGAAGAGCTGGGTGGCAAGAGGATCTATGACCTGGGAATGGGAGACGACGATGGCAA CCTTGAGGAAGACTTTGTATCATGGAAGGAGCAGTTCTGGCCTGCTGTGTGTGAGCACTTTGGGGTGGAGGCCACAGGAGATGACACCAg CATCCGGCAGTACGAGTTGGTGGTTCCAACTGACATCAACATGAATAAGGTGTACACTGGGGAGATGGGTCGCCTCAAGAGCTTTGAGACCCAGAAACC GCCTTTTGATGCGAAGAACCCCTACTTGGCCACAGTGGCTGTCAACCGCCAGCTGAACCAAGCCGGCGACCGCCATCTGATGCATCTAGAGCTGGACATCTCAGGCTCCAAAATCAG ATATGACTCTGGAGACCACGTTGCTGTTTACCCCGTTAATGACGTGTCAATAGTGAACAGAATAGGCCAAATCCTGGATGCCGACCTGGACACTGTTATCTCTCTCAACAACCTCGACG AGGAGTCCAATAAGAAGCACCCGTTCCCGTGTCCGACCACATACCGCACAGCTCTGACCCACTACCTGGACATCACCAACCCCCCTCGCACCAACGTACTGTTTGAGCTGGCCCAGTATGCCACCGACCCCAAGGACCAGGACACCCTGCGCAAGATGGCCTCCGCCTCCCCCGAGGGCAAG GGTCTGTACCAGAGCTGGGTGCTGGATGCTCAGAGGAACATCCTGGCTGTGTTGGAGGACATGCCGTCCCTCCACCCTACCATAGACCACCTGTGTGAGCTGCTGCCCCGCCTACAGGCTCGCTACTACTCCATCGCCTCCTCCGGCAAG GTGTATCCCACCATGGTGAGCATCTGTGCGGTGGTGGTGGAGTTCCAGACCAGCACAGGGCGGACCTTCAAGGGTGTGGCCACCAACTGGCTGAAGAACAAGGTTGTGGTGACGGACAACGGCCACAAGGCCACTGTGCCCATGTACGTCCGCAAGTCCCAGTTCCGGCTTCCCTTCAAGGCCAGCAACCCGGTGGTGATGATCGGGCCCGGCACGGGCATCGCCCCCTTCATGGGCTTCCTCCAGGAGAGAGGCTGGATGAAGGAGCAGG GGAAGGATGTCGGCGAGACGATACTGTACTTCGGCTGTCGCCGCAGAAACGAGGACTTCCTGTACCAGCAGGAACTGGAGGAGTTTGAGAAGGCGGGCGTGCTGACTCAGCTCAACGTGGCCTTTTCCAGAGACCAAGAGGGGAAG GTGTACGTACAGCATCTCCTGAAGAAGAACAAAGAACATCTGTGGAAGCTGATCCATATTGACAATGCTCACCTCTACATTTGCGG GGATGCTCGGAACATGGCGCGGGACGTGCAGAACACCTTCTATGACATAGCTGAAGAGGTCGgaggcctcacacacacacaggctgtggCCTACATCAAGAAGCTGATGACCAAGGGACGCTACTCTCTGGATGTGTGGAGCTAA